Genomic window (Blattabacterium cuenoti):
GTTGTTTTCACAAAAATATAACTGATTTTTTTTATTTTAATTTATATTTTAAAAAAATAATTATAATTTTTGTAATTATATGTTTATTTTTATCTATTTTAAGCTTTTTTATTTTCAAAAAAAAAAAGTGGAAAATATTTTTGAATAAAATCAATATATTAGCTAATGCTATTTATTCGTTAATCCTTTTTTTTTCATGTTCTAAATTTAATAAATACACGTTCATTATTTTCCTTTTTTTTATATTGTGTATATGCATTTTATATATGACAAATAGAGCTATAAAAAAAGATATAGAATTAATCGATTCTATAAATCGAATCCGATGAATGAATATTTTTGATTTTAATAATTTTTAAACAAAAATGAAAAAAACTTCATTAATTCAAAAATTAGAAATTTCCAAAAAGGAATTTTTGGAAATTTCAAAATCAATTATACAACCTAGTATTATATCTGACCAAAAAAAATACAAAACATTATTAAAAAAATATATAAAATTAGAAAAAATAGTCTCTCTTTATGAAGAGTATAACAATAAATTGGCTTATCTTAAAGAAATAAATATCATTTTAGAAAATGATTCAGATATAGAAATGAAGGAATTAGCTACAACAGAAAAATATAAAATTTTAGAAAATTTATCTTATACTGAAAGAGAATTCTCTAATCTTTTATTTTCTTCCAATTCAAAAGAACAGTATACAACAGAAGATTATAGAAAAGCTGTTATTATAGAACTTCGTTCTGGAACAGGAGGAGATGAAGCATGTTTTTTTGTTGAAGATATATTAAGAATGTATACAATGTATTTCAAAAAATCTGGATGGAAATATAAAATTATACACGCTCAAAAAGGAGGGATAAAAGGATACAAAGAAATTATTTTAGATGTTAATGGAGAAAAAGGAGTTTATGGGAATTTAAAATTTGAATCTGGAGTACATAGAGTCCAAAGGATTCCAAAAACAGAATCTCAAGGTAGAGTACATACATCTGCTATAACCGTTGCCGTACTACCTAAAGTAAAAGATATAGAAGTCAACATTAATTTAAATGATATCAAAAAAGATACTTTTAGATCTAGTGGATCTGGAGGTCAACATGTAAATAAAACAGAATCTGCCGTACGATTAACTCATATTCCAAGTAAAATTACAGTAGAATGTCAAGAAGAACGTTCTCAACATAAAAATTTTGAAAAAGCTATAAGTGTTTTACGATCACGTATTTATCAAAATGAAAAAGAAAAAAGATTAAAAAAAATATCTATAAAAAGAAAATCCTTAGTTTCTACTGGAGATCGTTCCGTAAAAATTCGAACCTATAACTATCCTAGAAATAGAGTTACGGATCATAGAATTCATAAATCTATTTATGATCTGGCAGGATTTATGAATGGAAATATTCAAGAAATGATTAATATATTAAAATTAGCTGAAAAAAAATAATATTTTATCCTATATACATTTTATGTATTTGATAATAAAAAATCTAAGTCTATATTATCTAAAAAATTTGTATGATAATTCCCTTCTATAAAATCATTATTTTGCATAAGTTTTCTGTGAAAAGGAAGTGTTGTATGTATTCCTTCTATCACAAATTCATCTAAAGAACGACGCATTTTTTCTATAGTTTCTTTTCTACTTGTTGCTGTTGTAATAATTTTAGCAATCATAGAGTCATAAAAATGGGAAACAAAATATCCTGCATAAATATGTGTATCAATACGGACACCTTTCCCTCCAGGTAAATGCATTTGAGTAATTTTTCCAGGAACTGGGCGAAAATTTTTATATGGTTCTTCTGCATTAATTCTACATTCTATTGAATACATTTTTGGATAACAATTTTTTTTTCTAGAAAGTTTTTTTCCATAAGCTAAAAATATTTGTTCCTGAATTAAATCTAAACCTGTTATTTCTTCGGTAATAGTATGTTCTACTTGTATTCTTGGATTCATTTCCATAAAATAAAAATTCTTATTTTGATCGACCAAAAACTCTATAGTTCCTACTCCTTCATAATGAAGATATTCACCTGCTTTAACAGCTTTTTCTCCCATTTTTTTTCTAAGAGATGGAGTTAGAAAAGGAGAAGGCGCTTCTTCTACCAATTTTTGATTTCTCCTTTGAATAGAACAATCTCTTTCTGATAAATGACATACTTCTCCATATTTATCTCCTATAATTTGGATTTCTATATGTCTTGGATTCAAGATTAATTTTTCTATATACATATCTTTTTTCCCGAAACAAGCCCAGGCCTCTTTTTTAGCTTCTTCCCAAGAGTTTTTTAAATGATCTTTATCTAAAACAGATCGTATTCCTTTTCCTCCTCCTCCTGAAACAGATTTTATAATAATCGGATATCCTATTTTATCTGCAATACCCTCTATTTCTCTATAAGATGATTCTCCAAAACAATCAGATCCAGGTAAACAAGAAATCCCAATTTTTTTCATAGTTTTCTTAGCTAAAATTTTATTTCCTATTTGAACCATATGATTAGGTTTTGCCCCAATAAACTTGATACCATGTTTCTGGCACATAGAAGAAAAATATGCATTTTCAGATAAAAATCCATATCCAGGATGAATTGCGTCTGCATTTGTTATTTCTGCTGCAGAAATCAAATTTGGAATATTTAAATAAGATTGATATGGAGGAGGTGGACCAATGCATACAGCTTCGTCCGCAAAATAAACATGAAGACTATGTTTATCTTCGGTAGAATAAACAGCTACGGTTTTAATTCCCATTTCTTTAGCTGTTCGTATAATTCGTAAAGCAATTTCTCCACGATTAGCTATTAATATTTTTTTAAACATAAAAATTTAACAATTAGGATCTAATATAAATAAAGGCTGATCATAATCAACTGGAGAACTATCTTCCACTAGTATTTTAATCAGCTTTCCATTTACTTCAGATTCAATATCATTAAATAATTTCATCGCTTCTATAACACAAATTTTTGTTCCTATTCTTATTTCATCTCCTACTTTAACAAAAGGTTCTTTATCTGGATGAGGTTTTCTATAAAATGTTCCTATCATAGGAGATTTTATAGTTAAATATTCATTTTCTTTTTCTACTTTATAAAATCTATCAGAAAAATCAGAAATATAAGAAGATGATGATGAAGATATTTTAGTAGAATTAGCAGGATTCCATGATTTTTTTTCATTTTTCATCAATGCTCTATTCTTCATGTAAATTTCAGTATTTCCTATTTTTATCTTTATTTCATCAATATTAGAATCCGAAATAAACTGAATCAGAGATTTAATTTTTTTTAAATCCATAATTTTAATTTTTATGAGGATTCTTTTTTATTTTTACTATATACAATCTTTCCTCTATAATAGAGTTTGTTATCATGCCAATATGCATGATGGTATAAATGTTTTTTATTTGTTAAAACACATTTTTCTAATAAAGGTTCTTTTATTTTTAAATGACTTCTTCTCTTATCTCTTCTAGATTTAGATTGTCTTCTTTTAGGATGAGCCATAAATAACATATTTAATAAATTGCTAATTTAGAAATAAAATTAGATGTGTTAAATAATTTTTATATCTTCCATATTCATATAAATAGAATTATTTATTATATTTTTTTTTATGAATCAATTAACCAAACGTAATGAAAATTACTCAAAATGGTACAATGAAATAATTGTAAAATCAGAGTTAGCAGAATTTTCCGGAATACGTGGTTTTATGATAATAAAACCATATGGATATTCTTTATGGGATAGGATGAAAAAAATACTAGATAAAATGTTAAAATTAACTGGACATCAAAACATTTATTTTCCTTTGCTTATTCCAAAATCTGCTTTTTCAAAAGAAAAAGAACATACTGAAATTTTTTCTGAAGGATGTGCAATAGTTACACATTCTAGATTAAAAAAAAATAAAGATAAAGAAGAATTAATTGTTGATCCTGAATCTAAATTACAAGAAGAACTAGTAATTAGACCTACCTCAGAAAGTATAATATGGAAAACTTACAAACGTTGGATTCAATCTTATCGAGACTTACCTCTTTTATTAAATCAGTGGGGAAATGCATTAAGATGGGAAATGAGAACTCGCTTTTTTTTAAGAACTACTGAATTTTTATGGCAAGAAGGGCATACTGCGCATTCTACAGAAAAAGAAGCAATAGAAGAAGCTATTAAAATATTAAATATTTATACAGATTTTTCAGAAAAATTTATGGCTATTCCTGTATTACAGGGAATAAAACCATATATGGATAAATTTTCTGGATCAGAAAAAACATATTGTATAGAAGCGCTTATGCAAGATGGAAAAGCTTTGCAAATTGCCACTTCACATTTTTTAGGACAAAATTTTTCAAAAGCTTTTGATGTAAAATTTACTAATTTTAACGGAAAAAAAGAATATGCATGGGGAACTTCTTGGGGGGTATCTACAAGATTAATAGGTGGATTAATCATGTCTCATTCTGATGATAAAGGATTAATTTTACCTCCAAAAATAGCTCCTATACAAATTATTATAATACCTATATATTATGAAAAAAAATATATTATTATTAATAAAATAGCAGAAGATATTTTAAATTCTTTAAAAGAAAAAAAAATAAGAGTAAAATATGATAATAGAGAAATATTTACTCCAGGATGGAAATTTCATGAATATGAAATGAAAGGAATTCCCATACGAATTAGTATAGGAAAAAATGAAATACAAAATGGGGAAGTAGAAATTTTTAGAAGAGATACATATGAAAAAATATATCTACCTTGGATTGATTTAAAAAATTCCATACCAAAATTACTAGATGAAATACAAAAAAATATTTATAAAAAAGCTTTTCATAGAACTCAAAGATTAATCATTAAATCAGATTATTACAATGATTTTAAAAATCAAATAAATCATTCAGGAGGGTTTATTTTTGCTCATTGGGATGGAACAAAAAATACAGGTAAAAAAATACAAAAAGAAACAGAAGCAACTATACGTTGTATTCCTATGTATAATGAAAAGGAAAAAGGAAAATGTATTTTTTCAGGAAAGCCTTCTTTACAAAGGGTCGTTTTTTCTAAATCCTATTAAATATTTTTTAATTTTCCTTTAAAATTATTGATAGATGAATAATTTTTTTTTTCTAAAATAAAAGTCAATTCTTTTTTTAATCTCTCGAATACCATAATTCCCTCTTTCATAAATTGTGTTCCAATTTGAACAGCGCTCGCTCCACATAATATATGTTCAAAAATATCTTTTCCAGAAGAAATTCCTCCACATCCTATTATAGAAATGTCTTTTCTAAGATAAGTATAAAACTTATGAATATTAGCCAAAGCAAATGGCTTTATAATTGATCCACCTATCCCTCCAAATCCTTTTTTTGGTCGTATGACTATTGATTCTTTATTGGCATCAATAAAGAGACCATTAGGTAAACTATTAATACAAGTAACAAAAAAAATAGGAAATTGATTTAAAATCAATGCTATATTTTTAATATGTGCATCTTGAAAATAAGGAGGCAGTTTAATTCCTAAAGGTTTTTTATTAAATTTAAATATATTTTCCATGAAATTTGATATTTTGCAAAAATCATAACCTAATATATTTTCTTTTTCAATAAGATTAGGACAAGACAAATTTAATTCTATAGCAGTTATTTTTGAAGATTGATTTGCTTTTTTAACGAGAAAATAATTTTCTTCTGTAGATAATCCAGATATAGAAAGAAAAATAGGTTTATTTATTTTTTTTCTTTCTAAAAAATTTAGATAAAAATTGATCCCAAGATTAGGCAATCCCATAGAATTTATACTTCCCATATCCCATTCAAAATATCTAGGGGGGACATTTCCTTCTCTTGGTTTGTATGTACAACTTTTTGTAACAACTACACCAGAAAAACTATTTAATAAATTGGATAGTTCTTGATCTGTAGAACAAAGAACTCCTGACGCATTCATAATACATAACGGAAGTTTTATTCCGTTTATATTAGTAGAAATATCTATTTTTTTCATAATCATATTAATTCATTTTAATAATATCCAAGTATAAAATTTTTAACTTTATACAAACAGCTTTTTTTATGGAAGAAAAAGAACAATTTTTTTTAGAAATTTATAATTTAGGAATCATAAAATTTGGAAATTTTACATTAAAAAGTGGGATGAATTCTCCTATATACATAGATTTTCGTCCAATAGCTTCTAGACCAGATTTATTAATAAAATTATCTGATTTACTAATTCATGAAGTTCAATCTTGTAATTTTGAACTAATTTGTGGAGTACCATACGCTGCTTTGCCTATAGCTACTACTTTATCCTTGAGATCAAAAATTCCATTAATTATTAAAAGAAAAGAAAATAAAGGATATGGAACAGAACGAATGATTGAAGGAATATATAAAACAGGACAAAACTGTCTGATTATAGAAGATGTTATCACAAGTGGAGATAGTTTATTAAAAACTTTAATAGATCTTGAAAAAGAAGGTTTAATAATTAAAAATATTATGTCTATTCTTGATAGAGAACAAGGAGGAATAGAAAATATAAAAAAAAGAGGATATAACATACGAACTTTATTTAGAATAGGAGAAGTTTTCAA
Coding sequences:
- a CDS encoding DUF4293 family protein, producing MLYRIQTLYLLTYIFIYSVFIYFLCCFHKNITDFFYFNLYFKKIIIIFVIICLFLSILSFFIFKKKKWKIFLNKINILANAIYSLILFFSCSKFNKYTFIIFLFFILCICILYMTNRAIKKDIELIDSINRIR
- the prfA gene encoding peptide chain release factor 1, with the protein product MKKTSLIQKLEISKKEFLEISKSIIQPSIISDQKKYKTLLKKYIKLEKIVSLYEEYNNKLAYLKEINIILENDSDIEMKELATTEKYKILENLSYTEREFSNLLFSSNSKEQYTTEDYRKAVIIELRSGTGGDEACFFVEDILRMYTMYFKKSGWKYKIIHAQKGGIKGYKEIILDVNGEKGVYGNLKFESGVHRVQRIPKTESQGRVHTSAITVAVLPKVKDIEVNINLNDIKKDTFRSSGSGGQHVNKTESAVRLTHIPSKITVECQEERSQHKNFEKAISVLRSRIYQNEKEKRLKKISIKRKSLVSTGDRSVKIRTYNYPRNRVTDHRIHKSIYDLAGFMNGNIQEMINILKLAEKK
- the accC gene encoding acetyl-CoA carboxylase biotin carboxylase subunit, which gives rise to MFKKILIANRGEIALRIIRTAKEMGIKTVAVYSTEDKHSLHVYFADEAVCIGPPPPYQSYLNIPNLISAAEITNADAIHPGYGFLSENAYFSSMCQKHGIKFIGAKPNHMVQIGNKILAKKTMKKIGISCLPGSDCFGESSYREIEGIADKIGYPIIIKSVSGGGGKGIRSVLDKDHLKNSWEEAKKEAWACFGKKDMYIEKLILNPRHIEIQIIGDKYGEVCHLSERDCSIQRRNQKLVEEAPSPFLTPSLRKKMGEKAVKAGEYLHYEGVGTIEFLVDQNKNFYFMEMNPRIQVEHTITEEITGLDLIQEQIFLAYGKKLSRKKNCYPKMYSIECRINAEEPYKNFRPVPGKITQMHLPGGKGVRIDTHIYAGYFVSHFYDSMIAKIITTATSRKETIEKMRRSLDEFVIEGIHTTLPFHRKLMQNNDFIEGNYHTNFLDNIDLDFLLSNT
- the accB gene encoding acetyl-CoA carboxylase biotin carboxyl carrier protein, with the protein product MDLKKIKSLIQFISDSNIDEIKIKIGNTEIYMKNRALMKNEKKSWNPANSTKISSSSSSYISDFSDRFYKVEKENEYLTIKSPMIGTFYRKPHPDKEPFVKVGDEIRIGTKICVIEAMKLFNDIESEVNGKLIKILVEDSSPVDYDQPLFILDPNC
- the rpmF gene encoding 50S ribosomal protein L32; amino-acid sequence: MAHPKRRQSKSRRDKRRSHLKIKEPLLEKCVLTNKKHLYHHAYWHDNKLYYRGKIVYSKNKKESS
- the proS gene encoding proline--tRNA ligase is translated as MNQLTKRNENYSKWYNEIIVKSELAEFSGIRGFMIIKPYGYSLWDRMKKILDKMLKLTGHQNIYFPLLIPKSAFSKEKEHTEIFSEGCAIVTHSRLKKNKDKEELIVDPESKLQEELVIRPTSESIIWKTYKRWIQSYRDLPLLLNQWGNALRWEMRTRFFLRTTEFLWQEGHTAHSTEKEAIEEAIKILNIYTDFSEKFMAIPVLQGIKPYMDKFSGSEKTYCIEALMQDGKALQIATSHFLGQNFSKAFDVKFTNFNGKKEYAWGTSWGVSTRLIGGLIMSHSDDKGLILPPKIAPIQIIIIPIYYEKKYIIINKIAEDILNSLKEKKIRVKYDNREIFTPGWKFHEYEMKGIPIRISIGKNEIQNGEVEIFRRDTYEKIYLPWIDLKNSIPKLLDEIQKNIYKKAFHRTQRLIIKSDYYNDFKNQINHSGGFIFAHWDGTKNTGKKIQKETEATIRCIPMYNEKEKGKCIFSGKPSLQRVVFSKSY
- a CDS encoding dihydroorotate oxidase, with the protein product MIMKKIDISTNINGIKLPLCIMNASGVLCSTDQELSNLLNSFSGVVVTKSCTYKPREGNVPPRYFEWDMGSINSMGLPNLGINFYLNFLERKKINKPIFLSISGLSTEENYFLVKKANQSSKITAIELNLSCPNLIEKENILGYDFCKISNFMENIFKFNKKPLGIKLPPYFQDAHIKNIALILNQFPIFFVTCINSLPNGLFIDANKESIVIRPKKGFGGIGGSIIKPFALANIHKFYTYLRKDISIIGCGGISSGKDIFEHILCGASAVQIGTQFMKEGIMVFERLKKELTFILEKKNYSSINNFKGKLKNI